The sequence TTATATTACTGTGCACCTGGAATTGCTTGACCTTCCTGCGATGCGTCCTTAAGGTGTCCAAGTCTTCTTGAAACAGCGCATCAAAAGCAGTTCCTAAAGAGAGTCTTATGCCTTGAAGATGAAGGGCAATGTGGTCAAACGTTGCTGAAACAGAAGACTGGAAATCTTCCACTACTTCAAGATGGTAAATGCTGATTTCCTCTTTGGTCTTTTCATGGCCTTCATGGTACTTTTTGTTTCTGCGGATCATTAAAAATACAAAAATCATCAGGCAGACCACGCCGTACATTTCGAAATGGTAAATGATATTGCCGCTGATAAAGGCGGCCACAAAGGCAATAAAGGCGGTCATAAACCAGCCGCCTATGACTGTTAAAACGCCGGTAACACGGTATACAGCGCTTTCTCTGCCCCATGCCTGGTCGGAAAAGGAAGAACCCATGGCGACCATAAACGTCACATAAGTGGTGGACAAAGGCAGTTTCAAGGATGTGGCCATGGAGACCACGGCAGATGCAACCATCAGGTTCACAGAGGCGCGTAGCAGATCAAAAGATGGTTTTTTCCTTCCCCGGACATGGGAAGCTTCGGAAACCGGGCTGAGTCTTCGGGCTACAATTTTGCCGATGACGGGCGGTGAGACGGCTTTGATAGAGGTAAACAGGCTGTGGAACAGGTTAACAATGCGTCTGGAAAGCCAGACAGACTCAAACCGCTCCATGCCTTCATCCTGCTGGCTTAAGTTGATTTCTGTTTCGGACACTGTCCTTGCCTTGCGTGATACCCACAGGGTTACCACCATGACGGTGCCTGCAATCAGCATAATAAAGGTCTGGGTGTGAACTTTCCCCCCCAGTGCCCCCATAGTGATGTTCAAGGGATCAGATGAGGCCAGAGCTGTTTTAAAGGCATTCAGGCCTGCCAGGGGCACACCGATGAAATTGACAAGATCGTTGGCTGCAAAGGCCATGGCCAAAGCAAACGTACCCACAAGGACAATGGGCTTAAGAATATTTATTTTGAATGCGCTGATCATAATTTGAAGAATGACAGCTGAGACTACGAAAAGACCGCCCATGATAGTAAACGAGTGAGTTTTTATCCATGTTACCATCTGTGCATCCATGAACGTGGCCCCTTTAGCCCCTTTTACAAGGATGAAAAAGGTAATGACGGTCAGGGCTAAACCGCCCCATAGCGCACCGTAATACTTCAGCCGTTTTTCATAATTAAAGGTGAAAATAAGCCTGGATATAAACTGAACAATTGCACCTGAGGCAAATGCCACGATAATGGATAATAATATCCCTAGGACTATTGTGATGGCTTTGGTCGAGTTAATATAATCCAAAAGCCCAAGACCTGAATCGGCATGGGCGGCAAGTTTTATCATGGACAGGGCCACGGCAGCCCCGAGCAACTCAAATACGATGGATACCGTCGTAGAGGTGGGCAGACCATGTGTGTTGAAAAGATCCAAAAGCAGGACATCCGTGAGCATGACTGCCAGAAATATGGTCAGAAGTTCGGGCATGGTAAAAAGTTCGGGGTGAAAAATACCTTTCCGGGCAACCTCCATCATGCCTGCAGAAAAAGTAACGCCGGCCAGAATACCGAGACTGGCAATCATCATGATTATTCTAAAGGGTGCCGCTTTGGATCCGATTGAGGAGTTTAAAAAATTAACCGCATCATTGGTAACCCCAACAACCAGATCAAAAATTGCAAACAGGAGCAACATTCCCACAATGATATAGCATATTTGAAGGCTCATGATCGTTTTATTTCCTTTGTGAACATTGGAGATATACGGGCCAGCTTACGTAGACCCATTTTATCAGAATTTCAATCCTAACATTATTTTTATATTTTGCTAATATTTGCTTCTTTATAAGGCTTTTGACCCTGATTTGGCAAGGGGTTTATCAACCTGTAAAGGGGCGTAACTGTTTGGTGTGTCATCTGTGTTGGTTTAGAGCCTGTTTAAAAATTGATGGATCGGCTGCAATCTCATGAAAATGGCCCCAATTCCCCCAAATTTTATGTCAATAGTCCGGCTATTAAAAGAAAATTTGTGAAAATTGGTTCTCATTTTCATGAAATTTCGCTTCGATCCCCTAATTTTTAAACAGGCTCTAAGGTAAGTGGAAAAAAGGGGGGGAAGATGGCGCTTAAGATCGATTTTTAAGGGCTAAAATCATATCGTAAACCCTGGGCTTAGGGCAGTTTGCCAGTTGGGCTATTTTTTTTGCAAGTTCACCGGTCCGCATATTCTGATTCAGACCATCCATGATCATGGTTTCCATCTGGTCTATGGACAAGCTTTCCGGCTGTTCATCCGCCCCTTTGATAAACAAAACGCATTCGCCTTTGATGGTTTCTCTTGCATCAAGGGTGGATAGAATACGTGATAAGGGGCCACGGATAATCTCCTCGTACTGTTTTGTTAATTCCCTGGCAAGACTGGCCTGGCGGTCTCCAAACGCTGTTATAGCAGAAGATATCAACCGAATAATGCGCCTGGGAGATTCATAAAAGATCAGTGTGGCCTTGTGATGGGCGGCATCTTTGAGAAAGCTGTTCAGGCGGCCTTGTTTTTTGGGCGGAAAGCCCAGAAAAAGAAAGGTGTCTGTGGGCAGGCCGGATGCGCTTAATCCGGTAACCGCAGCATTGCATCCGGGAACCGGTACAATGGGAATGCCTTTTTCTCCGGCCTGGGAAACCAGACGGTAACCTGGATCTGAAATTAAAGGTGTGCCTGCATCGCTGATCAAGGCGATTGTGGTCCCGTTTTCAAGCCGTTTGATCAGGTCATGGGCTCTTGGGATTTCATTGTGTTCATGGCAGGTAATTGTGGGGGTTGTGATGCCGTAATGACCCAATAATTTTTTTGAATGACGGGTGTCTTCGGCTGCAATCAGGTCCACTTCCTTTAGAATGCGTACCGCCCGAAATGTTATATCTTCAAGGTTGCCTAAAGGGGTTGCTACAATATAAAGCGTGCCGGGCATGTTAGTATCCTTGAAAGGCATTAGGGATTACAGTGATCTCACAGACGGTGTGGGAACTGTCTTTGTATAACACTTCCACCACGTCAAATCGTACCCGGGTGTTGATTATTTTATTTAGGCTCAGGTAGTACTGGGCACCCATGATAATTTTTTTCTGCTTGGCTGTTGTTACACTTTCCCGGGGCAGGCCTTTTTTAACGCCTGTCCGGGTTTTAACTTCAACAAAGCACAGCGTTTCATTGTCTTTTGCAATGATATCGATTTCAAACTGTGGGGTTGAATAATTGGATTCCAATATTTTATAGCCCTGGGACAAAAGAAACTGCCGGGCAGCCAGTTCTCCCTTTTTCCCAAGCTGTTTTCCTCCAAAGCTCATATATCCTTTACACCCTTGAAACTTCTGCGATGAACAGGGCAGGGACCATGGGTCAGGATCGCGTCTTTGTGGGCTTTGGTTGGATATCCTTTATGGCGCTTAAAGCCATATTCTGGATATTGTAAATCAAGGTCTGCCATGATCCGGTCCCGGGTGACCTTGGCCAGAATAGAGGCGGCAGCAATGGACAGACTCAACGCGTCCCCTTTAATAACGGAACGCTGGTCTATGGTGCAGGCTATGTTGAATTTGCCGTCAACGAGCAGATAATCCGGTGTAACACTTAAGGCTTCAACTGCCCGCTTCATGGAGAGCAGCGATGCCTGTAGAATATTGATTTGATCAATTTCCTTATGGTCGGCCAAGCCAATACCAAAGGCAATGGCACGCTTTTGGATTACTGGAA comes from uncultured Desulfobacter sp. and encodes:
- a CDS encoding inorganic phosphate transporter, with amino-acid sequence MSLQICYIIVGMLLLFAIFDLVVGVTNDAVNFLNSSIGSKAAPFRIIMMIASLGILAGVTFSAGMMEVARKGIFHPELFTMPELLTIFLAVMLTDVLLLDLFNTHGLPTSTTVSIVFELLGAAVALSMIKLAAHADSGLGLLDYINSTKAITIVLGILLSIIVAFASGAIVQFISRLIFTFNYEKRLKYYGALWGGLALTVITFFILVKGAKGATFMDAQMVTWIKTHSFTIMGGLFVVSAVILQIMISAFKINILKPIVLVGTFALAMAFAANDLVNFIGVPLAGLNAFKTALASSDPLNITMGALGGKVHTQTFIMLIAGTVMVVTLWVSRKARTVSETEINLSQQDEGMERFESVWLSRRIVNLFHSLFTSIKAVSPPVIGKIVARRLSPVSEASHVRGRKKPSFDLLRASVNLMVASAVVSMATSLKLPLSTTYVTFMVAMGSSFSDQAWGRESAVYRVTGVLTVIGGWFMTAFIAFVAAFISGNIIYHFEMYGVVCLMIFVFLMIRRNKKYHEGHEKTKEEISIYHLEVVEDFQSSVSATFDHIALHLQGIRLSLGTAFDALFQEDLDTLRTHRRKVKQFQVHSNIIIANIFKVLRLLQRGDHKGSFNYYQIIRRLQKLNDGYRDIVIRSSRHVANRHKGLLPAQIEELKEIKTEILYILEQVEIAFNKKDIVDCNHIAARFHYLKDLADEYNANQIARIREESSKTRLSIMYYAISGNCVMMAKQTVKLLEIFNEALPSKDGNQSCRGLHKD
- a CDS encoding ribonuclease HII; protein product: MPDSRGNVPADMLAFENQAMLNGYKVIAGVDEAGRGPLAGPVVSAAVILPENFDVSGINDSKKLSEKKREALFPVIQKRAIAFGIGLADHKEIDQINILQASLLSMKRAVEALSVTPDYLLVDGKFNIACTIDQRSVIKGDALSLSIAAASILAKVTRDRIMADLDLQYPEYGFKRHKGYPTKAHKDAILTHGPCPVHRRSFKGVKDI
- the rsmI gene encoding 16S rRNA (cytidine(1402)-2'-O)-methyltransferase → MPGTLYIVATPLGNLEDITFRAVRILKEVDLIAAEDTRHSKKLLGHYGITTPTITCHEHNEIPRAHDLIKRLENGTTIALISDAGTPLISDPGYRLVSQAGEKGIPIVPVPGCNAAVTGLSASGLPTDTFLFLGFPPKKQGRLNSFLKDAAHHKATLIFYESPRRIIRLISSAITAFGDRQASLARELTKQYEEIIRGPLSRILSTLDARETIKGECVLFIKGADEQPESLSIDQMETMIMDGLNQNMRTGELAKKIAQLANCPKPRVYDMILALKNRS
- a CDS encoding YraN family protein; this translates as MSFGGKQLGKKGELAARQFLLSQGYKILESNYSTPQFEIDIIAKDNETLCFVEVKTRTGVKKGLPRESVTTAKQKKIIMGAQYYLSLNKIINTRVRFDVVEVLYKDSSHTVCEITVIPNAFQGY